One part of the Streptomyces sp. NBC_00286 genome encodes these proteins:
- the mtnA gene encoding S-methyl-5-thioribose-1-phosphate isomerase translates to MDDQYVHSREDNAPTEIPAIRWDEPPEGSVLVLLDQTRLPAEEVELVCTDPPALVEAIRTLAVRGAPLLGIAGAYGVALAAMRGFDVDDAADALASARPTAVNLAHGVRRAQSAHRAALAGGGDQKRAAEAALAAARALHQEDAEASRRMAEHGLALLDELLPGGNHRILTHCNTGALVSGGEGTAFAVALAAHRAGRLRRLWVDETRPLLQGARLTAYEAARNGMAYTLLTDNAAGSLFSAGEVDAVLVGADRIAADGSVANKVGSYPLAVLARYHHVPFVVVAPVTTVDPDTPDGASIEVEQRAGHEVTELIAPQVPVAGAEAGGGIPVAPLGTQAYNPAFDVTPPELVTAIVTEEGAVSPVTAEALAELCARSRQVTI, encoded by the coding sequence ATGGACGATCAGTACGTGCATTCCCGCGAGGACAACGCACCCACCGAGATTCCGGCGATCCGGTGGGACGAACCGCCGGAAGGGTCCGTACTGGTCCTTCTCGACCAGACGCGGCTGCCGGCCGAGGAGGTCGAGCTGGTGTGCACCGACCCTCCGGCGCTGGTGGAAGCGATCCGCACACTCGCCGTGCGCGGGGCGCCGCTGCTGGGCATCGCGGGGGCGTACGGGGTCGCGCTCGCCGCCATGCGCGGGTTCGACGTGGATGACGCCGCCGACGCGCTCGCCAGCGCGCGGCCCACCGCGGTGAACCTTGCGCACGGCGTGCGCAGGGCCCAGTCGGCTCACCGTGCCGCCCTCGCCGGCGGCGGTGACCAGAAGCGGGCCGCCGAGGCCGCGCTCGCCGCTGCTCGCGCGCTTCACCAGGAGGACGCCGAGGCCAGCAGGCGCATGGCCGAGCACGGTCTGGCGCTGCTGGACGAGCTGCTGCCCGGGGGCAACCACCGGATCCTGACGCACTGCAACACTGGGGCGCTGGTGTCGGGCGGGGAGGGTACGGCGTTCGCTGTCGCGCTCGCCGCGCACCGGGCTGGGCGGCTGCGGAGGCTGTGGGTGGACGAGACGCGGCCGTTGCTGCAGGGTGCTCGCCTGACGGCGTACGAGGCGGCGCGCAACGGGATGGCGTACACGCTGCTCACGGACAACGCCGCGGGGTCGCTGTTCTCGGCGGGGGAGGTGGACGCGGTGCTGGTCGGGGCGGACCGGATCGCGGCCGACGGTTCGGTGGCGAACAAGGTGGGGAGCTACCCGCTCGCGGTGCTGGCCCGGTACCACCACGTACCGTTCGTCGTGGTGGCGCCGGTGACGACGGTGGACCCCGACACCCCGGACGGGGCGTCCATCGAGGTCGAGCAGCGCGCCGGTCATGAGGTGACCGAGCTCATCGCACCACAGGTGCCGGTGGCGGGAGCGGAAGCGGGAGGCGGGATTCCGGTGGCACCTCTGGGTACCCAGGCGTACAACCCGGCGTTCGACGTGACGCCGCCCGAGCTGGTGACGGCGATCGTCACCGAGGAGGGCGCCGTTTCGCCCGTCACGGCGGAGGCGCTTGCCGAGCTGTGTGCCAGGTCACGCCAGGTAACGATTTAG